From Permianibacter aggregans, a single genomic window includes:
- a CDS encoding lysophospholipid acyltransferase family protein, with protein sequence MNTRLLEISLKAIARLPYRVMLAVGRLVGTLAFFLGANRRRIARINLEKCFPELNTAERRALLKAQFQATGMGLLEAAFAWYGDEKRVMSRCAISGRSHLEQALAQGKGVILLTFHYPCLDLAGIQLSHEYPVGFMQRPHNDPEMDKIITGGRMRYAKRAVSRHSPRDMLKALKENLVVCYYPDHDLGRKASEFAPFFGVQTAWVSAISRMAHMSGAPVVPMLCERLPKAAGLHLRLLPALEQFPSEDVVADLTRVSQLLETHLREHPENYLWTHRRFKTRPEGEASFYARH encoded by the coding sequence ATGAATACCCGCTTGCTTGAAATCAGTCTGAAAGCGATTGCCCGCTTGCCTTATCGGGTGATGCTTGCGGTTGGTCGTTTGGTCGGCACATTGGCTTTTTTTCTGGGCGCAAACCGGCGACGGATAGCGCGCATCAATCTGGAAAAATGTTTTCCGGAGCTGAACACCGCCGAGCGGCGGGCACTGCTCAAAGCCCAATTCCAGGCCACAGGCATGGGACTGTTGGAGGCGGCATTTGCTTGGTACGGCGATGAGAAGCGGGTGATGTCACGCTGCGCGATCAGCGGGCGCAGTCATCTCGAACAAGCGCTGGCGCAAGGTAAAGGCGTCATTCTGCTGACTTTTCATTATCCTTGCCTGGATTTGGCTGGCATTCAGCTGTCGCATGAGTACCCGGTCGGTTTTATGCAGCGCCCGCACAATGATCCGGAAATGGACAAGATCATCACCGGCGGTCGCATGCGTTACGCCAAACGCGCGGTGTCACGCCATAGTCCGCGTGACATGTTGAAAGCGCTGAAAGAAAATCTCGTGGTTTGTTATTACCCTGACCATGATTTGGGGCGCAAAGCCAGTGAGTTCGCGCCGTTCTTCGGTGTGCAAACGGCGTGGGTATCGGCGATTTCCCGAATGGCGCACATGTCGGGCGCTCCCGTTGTACCGATGCTCTGCGAGCGGCTGCCGAAAGCCGCTGGCCTGCATCTGCGTTTGTTACCAGCGCTGGAGCAGTTTCCGAGTGAGGACGTGGTTGCCGATTTGACCCGGGTAAGTCAGTTGCTGGAAACGCATTTGCGCGAACATCCTGAAAATTATCTGTGGACCCATCGCCGGTTCAAAACCCGCCCCGAGGGCGAGGCCTCGTTTTATGCCCGTCACTGA
- a CDS encoding O-antigen ligase family protein has protein sequence MSIAHSPAMRAAWPLYLLWAGYFTGLPSKGALYTLFELLLLIYALYNWRQVPGMLTRHLGYFRWLACWTLPMLVTAGAQLFFSAEPRELAQDMLQFVLRTMVLAFCLFLSWGQGRDRTRWLLRLFLFGMLVNAASMYWQWYTGWDFTHRYEAYDRLSGSVFNPNPFGLFMALAVIASAYLTLLEQQWRRWLAALLMPIFALCLYKSESRGAMLALLVAASIALWFAPLSQGKRLLLIGAKLLAVIVVAGVYSQLLHREGSDGVRWHAFQQAWQQSFEQPLIGVGWRTTENLQLVDGAIGAHNIYLDLALLSGWPAALLFIASCAWLLWTTRHLQTIAANASRSLFALLLCAGLFDYSVINSTMFLGMLIATTLMLWLSYQSSPPPQTTNNRR, from the coding sequence ATGAGCATTGCGCATTCACCTGCCATGCGGGCAGCTTGGCCGTTATATCTGCTGTGGGCCGGCTATTTCACCGGCTTGCCGTCCAAAGGTGCGCTGTACACGCTGTTTGAATTGCTGCTACTGATTTACGCGCTGTACAACTGGCGACAAGTACCGGGAATGCTGACGCGTCATCTCGGCTATTTCCGTTGGTTGGCTTGCTGGACTTTGCCGATGCTGGTCACGGCTGGCGCGCAACTTTTTTTCTCTGCGGAGCCCAGGGAACTTGCCCAGGACATGTTGCAGTTCGTGTTACGTACGATGGTGCTGGCGTTCTGTCTGTTTCTCAGTTGGGGTCAGGGGCGTGATCGTACCCGTTGGCTGTTGCGATTGTTTTTGTTCGGCATGCTGGTCAATGCTGCGTCGATGTACTGGCAGTGGTATACCGGCTGGGACTTTACCCATCGGTACGAAGCCTATGATCGGCTTTCCGGTTCCGTTTTCAATCCAAACCCGTTTGGCCTGTTCATGGCCCTGGCCGTTATCGCCAGCGCTTATCTGACATTGCTGGAGCAACAATGGCGGCGTTGGTTGGCTGCGTTGCTGATGCCCATATTTGCGCTGTGCTTGTACAAGTCAGAGTCCAGAGGGGCGATGCTGGCCTTGCTGGTGGCCGCCTCCATTGCGCTGTGGTTTGCGCCGTTATCGCAAGGAAAACGATTACTGCTGATCGGCGCGAAGTTGCTAGCGGTGATAGTCGTTGCCGGCGTCTATTCACAACTGCTGCATCGCGAAGGCAGTGATGGCGTACGTTGGCATGCTTTCCAGCAAGCATGGCAGCAAAGTTTTGAACAACCGCTGATTGGTGTGGGTTGGCGCACGACCGAAAATCTGCAACTGGTCGATGGAGCCATTGGTGCTCACAATATCTACCTGGATCTTGCCTTGCTCAGTGGCTGGCCGGCGGCGTTGCTGTTCATTGCATCATGTGCCTGGTTGCTATGGACGACAAGGCATCTACAAACCATTGCCGCCAACGCCTCGCGCAGTCTATTCGCATTGCTGCTTTGTGCCGGCCTATTTGATTACTCGGTGATCAACAGCACGATGTTTCTCGGTATGTTGATTGCCACGACGTTGATGCTATGGTTGAGCTATCAATCATCACCGCCGCCCCAGACGACGAATAACCGCAGATGA
- a CDS encoding glycosyltransferase family protein produces MKILHAANFSPFKYGRSFYSIDRKISWGCSRLGHFVYEFSYRDIARHESPFGGKFGGVKRMHRRLLETIDQLQPEVLLLGHTELIDGECLAAVRRDFPSLAIGMWYVDLITPSKKQQIASKMPYLDAFFVTSAGGALTQFQDIAAGVLSYLPNLCAASVETGRAYQANCEYDFCFIGTPTPDRVELREKLKKALPDLRFAFHGSSEDRLEGADYLHTIGHSAMGLNYSRDNSVPLYSSDRIAQLMASGVLTFSPAIPELDKLIPEDCMVIYRSDEDLIERIRYFHAHPEQRQKIAERGCALTHQRFGAERICAWMLNTIRHRKIDDSVEWASFSWPKSHG; encoded by the coding sequence AGCTGGGGTTGCAGCCGGCTCGGCCATTTCGTTTACGAATTTTCCTATCGCGATATTGCCCGCCACGAATCACCATTCGGCGGCAAGTTCGGCGGTGTCAAGCGCATGCATCGTCGCCTATTGGAAACCATTGATCAATTGCAGCCGGAAGTGCTGCTGCTAGGCCATACTGAGTTGATTGACGGTGAGTGTCTGGCGGCGGTCCGGCGCGACTTTCCGTCACTGGCCATCGGCATGTGGTATGTCGATTTGATTACGCCAAGCAAGAAGCAACAAATCGCCAGCAAGATGCCTTATCTCGACGCCTTTTTTGTTACTTCGGCCGGTGGAGCCTTGACCCAGTTTCAGGATATCGCCGCGGGCGTGCTGAGCTATCTGCCGAATCTGTGTGCCGCCTCGGTGGAAACCGGGCGTGCTTATCAGGCGAACTGCGAATACGATTTTTGTTTCATCGGCACACCGACACCGGATCGCGTTGAGCTTCGCGAGAAACTGAAAAAAGCCTTACCGGATTTACGTTTTGCCTTTCATGGTTCCAGTGAAGATCGGCTCGAAGGAGCCGATTATTTGCATACCATTGGCCACAGCGCCATGGGCCTCAATTACAGTCGCGACAATTCAGTTCCGCTATACAGCTCCGATCGCATTGCCCAGTTGATGGCCTCCGGTGTATTGACGTTCTCACCGGCGATACCGGAACTCGACAAACTAATCCCGGAAGATTGCATGGTGATTTATCGCAGCGATGAAGATCTGATTGAACGCATTCGTTATTTTCATGCTCATCCGGAACAGCGGCAGAAAATCGCTGAACGCGGTTGTGCGTTGACTCATCAGCGCTTTGGCGCGGAACGTATTTGCGCCTGGATGCTGAATACCATTCGTCATCGGAAAATCGACGACAGTGTTGAGTGGGCTTCATTCAGTTGGCCGAAATCGCACGGATGA